A portion of the Carya illinoinensis cultivar Pawnee chromosome 11, C.illinoinensisPawnee_v1, whole genome shotgun sequence genome contains these proteins:
- the LOC122282354 gene encoding uncharacterized protein LOC122282354: MERRNLWEELHLSSTGAEPCLFAGDFNIIRSELEQKGGRPRPRLAMDEFNSWIHLGGLIDVKSQGCKFSWCNGQRGFSRSWAKLDRVLIDPNLLTKCPNVTCSYLPRTTSDHCPMYTEFRKDPFSYGPSPFRFQQMWVEHPDFMDFVQNVWAAVVVGTGLLKLANKLKKLKVAFWEWNKTFFGRTNVQIDVLEKKVEELEGSLQRDWNEDVERELVSSTVDLSSWRRREDTRLAQMAKLKWKMEGDRNTKFFHVCLASKRNKRIQEMRPLNGVEYSSLEDIHQGAINYFSGFLQNTNQSRELPDLSYLISPVIDEADSTRICCIPTLDEVHEALSSIPINSSPAPDRFGAGFFNCCWEVVKMDVLYAISEFFISKSLPRFYTASFIMLIPKMDAPSGFDKFRPISLCSVFYKICSKILLAFFPR, translated from the coding sequence ATGGAGAGACGGAATTTGTGGGAAGAGCTACATTTGTCTAGCACTGGTGCAGAGCCTTGTTTGTTCGCTGGTGACTTTAATATTATTCGGTCCGAGTTGGAACAGAAGGGAGGTAGACCACGGCCTCGTCTAGCCATGGACGAGTTTAATAGTTGGATTCATCTGGGCGGCTTGATTGACGTGAAATCACAGGGATGTAagttttcttggtgtaatggtcaaCGAGGTTTCTCCAGAAGTTGGGCTAAATTGGACCGGGTGCTCATTGATCCTAACCTTCTTACTAAATGTCCCAACGTGACTTGCTCGTATCTACCGAGAACCACTTCCGATCACTGTCCTATGTACACAGAGTTTCGTAAAGATCCTTTTTCCTATGGCCCCTCTCCATTTCGGTTCCAGCAAATGTGGGTGGAGCATCCCGACTTTATGGATTTTGTTCAGAATGTTTGGGCTGCTGTTGTTGTTGGCACGGGTCTGTTAAAACTTGCTAATAAACTTAAGAAGCTAAAAGTGGCTTTTTGGGAATGGAACAAGACATTTTTTGGGAGGACTAATGTTCAGATTGATGTCCTTGAAAAGAAAGTTGAGGAACTTGAGGGTAGTCTTCAAAGGGATTGGAATGAAGACGTCGAAAGAGAGCTTGTTTCTTCCACTGTTGACTTGTCATCTTGGAGGCGTAGAGAAGATACTAGATTGGCTCAAATGGCTAAGCTAAAGTGGAAAATGGAAGGAGACCGAAACACTAaatttttccatgtttgtttagCTAGTAAAAGGAACAAGAGAATTCAAGAGATGAGACCTTTGAATGGGGTAGAGTATTCTTCACTGGAAGACATTCATCAAGGTgccattaattatttttctggttttcttCAAAATACCAATCAGTCAAGAGAGCTTCCggatttatcttatttaatctcTCCGGTTATTGATGAAGCAGATAGTACCCGTATCTGTTGCATTCCTACTCTGGATGAAGTTCATGAGGCTCTTTCTTCTATTCCTATAAATAGTTCACCAGCGCCGGATCGTTTTGGTGCGGGTTTCTTTAACTGCTGCTGGGAGGTGGTGAAGATGGATGTCTTGTATGctatttcagaattttttatCTCTAAATCTCTTCCGAGGTTCTATACGGCTTCTTTTATTATGCTCATTCCGAAGATGGATGCGCCTTCAGGGTTCGACAAATTTAGGCCGATCAGTCTTTGTTCAGTTTTCTATAAAATTTGCTCCAAAATTTTACTGGCCTTCTTCCCAAGATGA